One genomic window of Capricornis sumatraensis isolate serow.1 chromosome 15, serow.2, whole genome shotgun sequence includes the following:
- the C15H20orf202 gene encoding uncharacterized protein C20orf202 homolog yields the protein MKTTEEPTSSLGQTLEWLRKELAEMQDQDQRLLLTLRHLHSVLEELRAESVPWEDARSSGGTSPIRARAGSEGRARQPFPSRRLAHLLQGVDSRRSSLP from the exons ATGAAAACAACAGAGGAGCCAACCTCGAGTCTCGGGCAGACCCTGGAGTGGCTGAGAAAGGAGCTG GCTGAGATGCAGGACCAAGACCAGAGACTCCTGCTTACACTGAGGCACCTGCACAGCGTCCTGGAGGAGCTCCGCGCAGAGAGTGTCCCCTGGGAGGATGCCAGGTCGAGTGGCGGGACCTCCCCCATCAGAGCTCGAGCAGGCTCTGAAGGCAGGGCCCGCCAACCCTTTCCCTCCAGGCGCCTGGCCCATCTCCTTCAAGGGGTAGACAGCAGACGAAGTTCCCTCCCTTAA